The Xylophilus rhododendri region CGCGCTCGCGCTCGGCGTGCCGCTCGCGCTCGACGAGGCCATCCGCCGCACCGCGGCCTGGCATCGTGCCGCAACGGACCTGCCGGCCTGAGCCACCGCCCCCTTTATCCCCATCGAGTCATCCCATGCAAGACACCCTGCAAGACCCGGCCCGCACCGGCGGTCGCTTCGACCCGGCGCAGCTGCGCAAGACCGTGCTCGACATGGCCTTTGCCGGCTCCACCGTGCACATCGGCTGCGCCTTCTCGCTGATCGAGATCCTGGCCGTGCTCTACCGCAAGCACCTGCGCTATCCGGGTAACGATCCCCGGGCCGCCCTGCGCGACTACCTCGTATTGAGCAAGGGCCACGGCGTGATGGCGCAATACGCCTGCATGTACGAAATGGGATGGCTGCAGCGGCAGGACATCGACCGTTATTTCGCCGACGGATCGGACCTCAAGGGCCTGTCGGATTCGCGCATTCCCGGCCTGGAGGTGACTTCGGGCTCCCTCGGCCACGGTTTCTCCGTCGGCGTCGGCCTGGCGCTGGGCGCCAAGCTGCGCAAGACCGACCAGAAGGTCTACGTCATCGTGGGCGACGGCGAAATCAACGAAGGCCCGATCTGGGAGGGCATGCTCTTCGCCGCCCACCATGGCCTGGACAACCTGGTCGTGATCATCGACGAAAACGGCTTCCAGGCCATGGGCAAGACCGAGGACGTCCTGCGCCTGGGCAACCTGCAGGCGAAGTTCGACAGCTTCGACTTCGACGCCGTCAACGTCGATGGCCATGACGAAGACGCGCTGGACGCCGCCATCGGCAGCCTGCTGGCCAACGGCAGCGGCAAGCCCAAGGCCATCGTCGCCAAGACCGTCAAGGGGCGCGGCGTCGGCTTCATGGAACACGACAACATCTGGCACTACACGCGCCTGAACGACAAAACCTATGCCGACGCCGTCGCGGCGCTGGGAGAAAAACTTTGAGAGCCGCCTTTTCCGACACCCTGGTGGCGCTGGCCAAGGCCGATCCGAACGTGCTGCTGCTAACCGGCGACCACGGCTACGCGCTGTTCGACGCCTTTCGCGCCCAGTGCCCGGACCAGTACATCAACGCAGGCATCGCCGAGCAGAACATGGTCGGCATGGCGGCTGGCCTGGCGCGCGCGGGTTTCCGGCCTTTCGTCTATGGCCTGGCTGCATTCGTGCCGGTGCGGGTGGTGGAGCAGATCAAGCTCGACATCGCGCACGACGATCTGCCGGTGGTGCTGTGCGGCGATGGGGCGGGTTTTGTCTACAGCCATCTGGGCACCAGCCATCAGTCGACCGAGGACATCGCGTGCACGCGGGCGATTCCGGGGTTGACGATCTATTCGCCTGCGGACCGCTTTGAGCTGGCTGCCT contains the following coding sequences:
- a CDS encoding transketolase translates to MQDTLQDPARTGGRFDPAQLRKTVLDMAFAGSTVHIGCAFSLIEILAVLYRKHLRYPGNDPRAALRDYLVLSKGHGVMAQYACMYEMGWLQRQDIDRYFADGSDLKGLSDSRIPGLEVTSGSLGHGFSVGVGLALGAKLRKTDQKVYVIVGDGEINEGPIWEGMLFAAHHGLDNLVVIIDENGFQAMGKTEDVLRLGNLQAKFDSFDFDAVNVDGHDEDALDAAIGSLLANGSGKPKAIVAKTVKGRGVGFMEHDNIWHYTRLNDKTYADAVAALGEKL